One Pseudopipra pipra isolate bDixPip1 chromosome 28, bDixPip1.hap1, whole genome shotgun sequence genomic region harbors:
- the TIA1 gene encoding cytotoxic granule associated RNA binding protein TIA1 isoform X2 — translation MQELQDDHGSGNDPYCFVEFYEHRHAAAALAAMNGRKIMGKEVKVNWATTPSSQKKDTSNHFHVFVGDLSPEITTEDIKAAFAPFGRISDARVVKDMATGKSKGYGFVSFFNKWDAENAIQQMGGQWLGGRQIRTNWATRKPPAPKSTYESNTKQLSYDDVVTQSSPSNCTVYCGGVTSGLTEQLMRQTFSPFGQILEIRVFPDKGYSFVRFSSHESAAHAIVSVNGTTIEGHVVKCYWGKETPDMVSPVQQNQLSYPPPYGQWGQWYGGAQLGQYVPNGWQVPTYGVYGQAWNQQGFSQTQSAAAWMGPSYGVQPPQGQNGAVVPPQPGFRVGFETP, via the exons ATGCAAGAACTGCAAGATGATCATGGAT CTGGAAACGATCCCTACTGCTTCGTGGAGTTCTACGAGCACCGGCACGCGGCCGCCGCGCTGGCGGCCATGAACGGCAGGAAGATAATGGGTAAG GAGGTCAAAGTGAACTGGGCCACCACCCCCAGCAGCCAGAAGAAGGACACCAGCA acCATTTCCATGTCTTTGTGGGAGACCTCAGTCCAGAGATCACAACTGAAGACATCAAAGCAGCCTTTGCCCCCTTTGGAAGAATATC GGACGCACGGGTGGTCAAGGACATGGCGACAGGGAAGTCCAAGGGATATGGCTTCGTGTCCTTCTTCAATAAATGG GACGCAGAGAACGCGATCCAGCAGATGGGGGGGCAGTGGCTCGGGGGACGGCAAATCCGCACCAACTGGGCCACGAGGAAACCTCCGGCTCCAAAGAGCACCTATGAGT CAAACACCAAACAACTGTCCTACGACGACGTGGTCACCCAGTCCAGCCCCAGCAACTGCACCGTGTACTGTGGGGGGGTTACCTCGGGCCTCACAG AGCAGCTGATGCGCCAGACCTTCTCCCCCTTTGGGCAGATCCTGGAGATCCGAGTGTTCCCGGATAAAGGATACTCCTTCGTGCG GTTCAGTTCCCACGAGAGTGCAGCGCACGCCATCGTGTCTGTCAACGGCACCACCATCGAGGGCCACGTCGTGAAGTGCTACTGGGGCAAGGAGACCCCTGACATGGTCAGCCCCGTGCAGCAG AACCAGCTGAGTTACCCCCCTCCCTACGGGCAGTGGGGGCAGTGGTACGGCGGGGCCCAGCTCGGGCAGTACGTGCCCAACGGGTGGCAGGTGCCCACCTATGGCGTGTACGGCCAGGCCTGGAACCAGCAGGGATTCAG CCAGACCCAGTCGGCAGCAGCCTGGATGGGCCCCAGCTATGGAGTGCAGCCCCCCCAGGGCCAGAACGGCGCCGtggtgcccccccagcccggcTTCCGCGTGGGCTTC
- the TIA1 gene encoding cytotoxic granule associated RNA binding protein TIA1 isoform X1, which translates to MEDEMPKTLYVGNLSRDVTEALILQLFSQIGPCKNCKMIMDTAGNDPYCFVEFYEHRHAAAALAAMNGRKIMGKEVKVNWATTPSSQKKDTSNHFHVFVGDLSPEITTEDIKAAFAPFGRISDARVVKDMATGKSKGYGFVSFFNKWDAENAIQQMGGQWLGGRQIRTNWATRKPPAPKSTYESNTKQLSYDDVVTQSSPSNCTVYCGGVTSGLTEQLMRQTFSPFGQILEIRVFPDKGYSFVRFSSHESAAHAIVSVNGTTIEGHVVKCYWGKETPDMVSPVQQNQLSYPPPYGQWGQWYGGAQLGQYVPNGWQVPTYGVYGQAWNQQGFSQTQSAAAWMGPSYGVQPPQGQNGAVVPPQPGFRVGFETP; encoded by the exons atGGAGGATGAAATGCCCAAGACCCT GTACGTGGGGAACCTGTCCAGGGACGTGACCGAGGCTCTGATCCTCCAGCTGTTCAGCCAGATCGGACCATGCAAGAACTGCAAGATGATCATGGAT ACAGCTGGAAACGATCCCTACTGCTTCGTGGAGTTCTACGAGCACCGGCACGCGGCCGCCGCGCTGGCGGCCATGAACGGCAGGAAGATAATGGGTAAG GAGGTCAAAGTGAACTGGGCCACCACCCCCAGCAGCCAGAAGAAGGACACCAGCA acCATTTCCATGTCTTTGTGGGAGACCTCAGTCCAGAGATCACAACTGAAGACATCAAAGCAGCCTTTGCCCCCTTTGGAAGAATATC GGACGCACGGGTGGTCAAGGACATGGCGACAGGGAAGTCCAAGGGATATGGCTTCGTGTCCTTCTTCAATAAATGG GACGCAGAGAACGCGATCCAGCAGATGGGGGGGCAGTGGCTCGGGGGACGGCAAATCCGCACCAACTGGGCCACGAGGAAACCTCCGGCTCCAAAGAGCACCTATGAGT CAAACACCAAACAACTGTCCTACGACGACGTGGTCACCCAGTCCAGCCCCAGCAACTGCACCGTGTACTGTGGGGGGGTTACCTCGGGCCTCACAG AGCAGCTGATGCGCCAGACCTTCTCCCCCTTTGGGCAGATCCTGGAGATCCGAGTGTTCCCGGATAAAGGATACTCCTTCGTGCG GTTCAGTTCCCACGAGAGTGCAGCGCACGCCATCGTGTCTGTCAACGGCACCACCATCGAGGGCCACGTCGTGAAGTGCTACTGGGGCAAGGAGACCCCTGACATGGTCAGCCCCGTGCAGCAG AACCAGCTGAGTTACCCCCCTCCCTACGGGCAGTGGGGGCAGTGGTACGGCGGGGCCCAGCTCGGGCAGTACGTGCCCAACGGGTGGCAGGTGCCCACCTATGGCGTGTACGGCCAGGCCTGGAACCAGCAGGGATTCAG CCAGACCCAGTCGGCAGCAGCCTGGATGGGCCCCAGCTATGGAGTGCAGCCCCCCCAGGGCCAGAACGGCGCCGtggtgcccccccagcccggcTTCCGCGTGGGCTTC
- the TIA1 gene encoding cytotoxic granule associated RNA binding protein TIA1 isoform X3 — protein sequence MATGKSKGYGFVSFFNKWDAENAIQQMGGQWLGGRQIRTNWATRKPPAPKSTYESNTKQLSYDDVVTQSSPSNCTVYCGGVTSGLTEQLMRQTFSPFGQILEIRVFPDKGYSFVRFSSHESAAHAIVSVNGTTIEGHVVKCYWGKETPDMVSPVQQNQLSYPPPYGQWGQWYGGAQLGQYVPNGWQVPTYGVYGQAWNQQGFSQTQSAAAWMGPSYGVQPPQGQNGAVVPPQPGFRVGFETP from the exons ATGGCGACAGGGAAGTCCAAGGGATATGGCTTCGTGTCCTTCTTCAATAAATGG GACGCAGAGAACGCGATCCAGCAGATGGGGGGGCAGTGGCTCGGGGGACGGCAAATCCGCACCAACTGGGCCACGAGGAAACCTCCGGCTCCAAAGAGCACCTATGAGT CAAACACCAAACAACTGTCCTACGACGACGTGGTCACCCAGTCCAGCCCCAGCAACTGCACCGTGTACTGTGGGGGGGTTACCTCGGGCCTCACAG AGCAGCTGATGCGCCAGACCTTCTCCCCCTTTGGGCAGATCCTGGAGATCCGAGTGTTCCCGGATAAAGGATACTCCTTCGTGCG GTTCAGTTCCCACGAGAGTGCAGCGCACGCCATCGTGTCTGTCAACGGCACCACCATCGAGGGCCACGTCGTGAAGTGCTACTGGGGCAAGGAGACCCCTGACATGGTCAGCCCCGTGCAGCAG AACCAGCTGAGTTACCCCCCTCCCTACGGGCAGTGGGGGCAGTGGTACGGCGGGGCCCAGCTCGGGCAGTACGTGCCCAACGGGTGGCAGGTGCCCACCTATGGCGTGTACGGCCAGGCCTGGAACCAGCAGGGATTCAG CCAGACCCAGTCGGCAGCAGCCTGGATGGGCCCCAGCTATGGAGTGCAGCCCCCCCAGGGCCAGAACGGCGCCGtggtgcccccccagcccggcTTCCGCGTGGGCTTC
- the PCYOX1 gene encoding prenylcysteine oxidase 1 has translation MIPLHQRRGCYNSSSRLLIIPAASGPAPAPGPPLALRPRPAPGAMHGLCPLLLLLAALCPPARGRRDAPARIAVVGGGIGGSAAAYFLRQKFGPGVRLDVLEKAAVGGRLATLDVEGAAYEAGGSIIHPLNLHMKHFVKELGLSAAPVPGSLAGVYNGEEFVFEESSWYIINVLKQLWHYGLNPLRMSMWVEDILDKFMRIYRYQMHDYAFSSNEQLVHALGGDDFMRMLNQSIDEALQRAGFSQKFINEVICPVMRVNYGQGVNINAFVGAVSLAGVQSGLWSVKGGNKLVCPGLLYASKADVIPGTVVSIEPKIRPRPSGDPVKLYQVTYNTSSGLTGDTYDMVIIAAPLGRSMANITFRNFDPPVPEFPNPYHQTVTTLVHGRLNTSFFGYQDPQAFHLSGIFTTENPKLFINSLGVVHPVGDATGDGKLPLESAIWKIFSNEVLTKEQLALLFSSYDSVKVKPWLAYPQYSPPEKCPPIILHEHVYYLNGLERAASAMEMCAIAARNAALLAFHRWHGRSDRIDQEGLHEKLKTEL, from the exons ATGATACCACTACACCAGCGGCGCGGCTGCTACAACTCCTCCTCCCGGCTCCTCATCATCCCAGCGGCTTCCGGCCCCGCGCCGGCTCCCGGCCCGCCCCTCGCCCTTCGGCCGCGTCCTGCGCCCGGCGCCATGCACGGCCTGTGcccgctcctgctgctcctcgcCGCGCtctgcccgcccgcccgcggccgccgcgATGCGCCCGCCAGGATCG CCGTGGTGGGCGGCGGGATCGGCGGCTCGGCCGCCGCGTATTTCCTGCGGCAGAAGTTCGGCCCGGGCGTGCGGCTGGACGTGCTGGAGAAGGCGGCGGTGGGCGGCCGGCTGGCCACGCTGGACGTCGAGGGGGCCGCCTACGAGGCCGGGGGGTCCATCATCCACCCCCTCAACCTGCACATGAAGCACTTTGTCAAGGAATTGG GCCTCTCTGCCGCCCCAGTCCCGGGCAGCCTCGCTGGCGTTTACAACGGGGAGGAGTTTGTGTTTGAGGAGAGCAGCTGGTACATCATCAACGTCCTCAAGCAGCTCTGGCACTATGGGCTCAACCCCCTGCGCATGTCCATGTGGGTGGAGGACATCCTGGACAAGTTCATGAG GATCTATCGCTACCAGATGCACGACTACGCCTTCAGCAGCAACGAGCAGCTGGTGCACGCCCTGGGAGGGGACGACTTCATGCGGATGCTGAACCAGAGCATCGacgaggccctgcagagagcggGGTTCTCCCAGAAATTCATCAACGAGGTCATCTGTCCGGTCATGAGGGTTAACTATGGGCAAGGAGTCAACATCAATGCCTTTGTAG GTGCTGTTTCTCTGGCTGGGGTGCAGTCAGGTCTTTGGTCTGTGAAAGGGGGGAACAAACTCGTCTGCCCCGGCCTCCTCTATGCCTCCAAGGCTGACGTTATCCCTGGAACAGTTGTGTCCATAGAGCCAAAAATCAGACCCAGGCCCAGTG GGGATCCCGTGAAGCTGTACCAGGTCACCTACAACACGTCCTCAGGGCTGACAGGGGACACGTACGACATGGTCATCATCGCTGCTCCGCTGGGCCGCAGCATGGCCAACATCACCTTCAGGAACTTCGACCCTCCCGTCCCGGAATTCCCAAATCCCTACCACCAGACTGTCACCACCCTGGTGCACGGGCGGTTAAACACCTCTTTCTTTGGCTACCAGGACCCACAGGCCTTTCATTTGAGCGGCATCTTCACCACGGAGAACCCCAAGCTGTTCATCAACAGCCTGGGGGTGGTGCACCCCGTGGGGGACGCCACTGGGGACGGGAAGCTACCGTTGGAATCAGCCATCTGGAAGATATTTTCCAACGAGGTGCTCACCAAGGAGCAGCTCGCCCTGCTCTTCTCCTCGTACGACTCGGTCAAGGTGAAGCCGTGGTTGGCGTATCCCCAGTACAGCCCTCCCGAGAAGTGCCCCCCCATCATCCTGCACGAGCACGTGTACTACCTGAACGGGCTGGAGCGGGCGGCCAGCGCCATGGAGATGTGCGCCATCGCCGCCAGGAACGCCGCCCTCCTCGCCTTCCACCGCTGGCACGGCCGCTCCGACAGGATCGACCAGGAGGGCCTGCATGAGAAGCTCAAAACGGAGCTCTGA
- the SNRPG gene encoding small nuclear ribonucleoprotein G, with translation MSKAHPPELKKFMDKKLSLKLNGGRHVQGILRGFDPFMNLVIDECVEMAPGGQQNNIGMVVIRGNSIIMLEALERV, from the exons ATGAGCAAAGCGCACCCGCCGGAGCTGAAAAA GTTCATGGACAAGAAGCTGTCAT TGAAGCTGAACGGGGGCCGACACGTGCAGGGGATCCTGAGGGGCTTCGACCCCTTCATGAACCTGGTCATCGACGAGTGCGTGGAGATGGCGCCGGGCGGGCAGCAGAACAACATCGGCATGGTG gtgaTCCGAGGGAACAGCATCatcatgctggaagctttggaACGAGTATAA
- the FAM136A gene encoding protein FAM136A produces the protein MAEAEAAQGRVQAAVESAVQGLERERIRAMQGAMFRCSARCCEDGSASMQEVQRCIERCHAPLAQAQAIVTAELEHFQDRLSRCSLQCRDQAKDALDSGGSEPKVRGQLDACLASCGDQHLRLVPLMARKMRDGLAAIQQ, from the exons ATGGCGGAGGCGGAGGCGGCGCAGGGCCGGGTCCAGGCGGCCGTGGAGAGCGCGGTGCAGGGGCTGGAGCGGGAGCGGATCCGCGCCATGCAG GGTGCCATGTTCCGGTGCAGTGCCCGTTGCTGTGAGGACGGCTCAGCCTCCATGCAGGAGGTCCAGCGCTGCATCGAGCGCTGCCACGCGCCCCTGGCCCAGGCCCAGGCCATCGTCACTGCCGAGCTCGAGCACTTCCAG GACCGGCTGAGCCGCTGCTCCCTGCAGTGCCGGGACCAGGCGAAGGACGCGCTGGACTCGGGGGGCTCGGAGCCCAAGGTGAGGGGGCAGCTGGACGCCTGCCTGGCCTCCTGCGGGGACCAGCACCTGCGCCTCGTGCCCCTCATGGCCAGGAAGATGAGGGACGGGCTGGCTGCCATCCAGCAGTGA
- the TGFA gene encoding protransforming growth factor alpha isoform X1, with protein MKSHKIPRAVAPEVRSLWEGAFAATRVLLAACHALENTTAARNAPGPPVAAAVRSHFNDCPDSHSQFCFHGTCRFLVQEDKPACVCHSGYVGTRCEHADLLAVVAANQKKQTITALLVVAVVASVLLISVCVLIHCCRLRKRCPWCREPGGGQEKPGGLLKGGTSCCHAETGV; from the exons ATGAAATCCCATAAAATCCCCCGGGCGGTCGCTCCCGAAGTTCGTTCCCTGTGGGAAGGCGCCTTCGCCGCGACGC GTGTCCTGCTCGCCGCGTGCCACGCGCTGGAGAACACCACGGCAGCCCGGAATG ctccaggccCACCGGTGGCAGCAGCCGTGAGGTCCCACTTCAACGACTGTCCTGACTCCCACAGCCAGTTCTGCTTCCACGGCACCTGCCGGTTCCTGGTCCAGGAGGACAAGCCAGCGTGTGT GTGCCACTCTGGGTACGTGGGGACACGCTGTGAACACGCCGACCTCCTGGCCGTGGTGGCCGCCAACCAGAAGAAGCAGACGATCACGGCCCTGCTCGTGGTGGCCGTGGTGGCCTCGGTGCTGCTCATCTCCGTCTGCGTCCTCATCCA ctgctgccGCCTGCGGAAGCGATGCCCGTGGTGCCGGGAGCCCGGAGGGGGCCAGGAGAAACCAGGGGGGCTCCTCAAGGGGGgcacctcctgctgccacgctGAGACAG gTGTGTGA
- the TGFA gene encoding protransforming growth factor alpha isoform X2, protein MAGGPAALALGVLLAACHALENTTAARNAPGPPVAAAVRSHFNDCPDSHSQFCFHGTCRFLVQEDKPACVCHSGYVGTRCEHADLLAVVAANQKKQTITALLVVAVVASVLLISVCVLIHCCRLRKRCPWCREPGGGQEKPGGLLKGGTSCCHAETGV, encoded by the exons ATGGCGGGCGGCCCGGCCGCGCTGGCCCTCG GTGTCCTGCTCGCCGCGTGCCACGCGCTGGAGAACACCACGGCAGCCCGGAATG ctccaggccCACCGGTGGCAGCAGCCGTGAGGTCCCACTTCAACGACTGTCCTGACTCCCACAGCCAGTTCTGCTTCCACGGCACCTGCCGGTTCCTGGTCCAGGAGGACAAGCCAGCGTGTGT GTGCCACTCTGGGTACGTGGGGACACGCTGTGAACACGCCGACCTCCTGGCCGTGGTGGCCGCCAACCAGAAGAAGCAGACGATCACGGCCCTGCTCGTGGTGGCCGTGGTGGCCTCGGTGCTGCTCATCTCCGTCTGCGTCCTCATCCA ctgctgccGCCTGCGGAAGCGATGCCCGTGGTGCCGGGAGCCCGGAGGGGGCCAGGAGAAACCAGGGGGGCTCCTCAAGGGGGgcacctcctgctgccacgctGAGACAG gTGTGTGA